A stretch of the Arachis stenosperma cultivar V10309 chromosome 6, arast.V10309.gnm1.PFL2, whole genome shotgun sequence genome encodes the following:
- the LOC130934195 gene encoding protein FAR1-RELATED SEQUENCE 5-like encodes MQDANGWMSGETVLVEKAESMDSSAADANIDAEAAVRIIVGIGSFGAIEFSSLTAKDGLTMEFTSLQAAYDYYNEFGRMKGFSVRMSKVGRKTKQGAEGEIIWQIFMCSREREHDGKHMYREDRKKDPRPITRCGCEARIKVHADDASGRWFVKQFCDNHNHPMLDARFKGMPRSHRAVKEGDLH; translated from the coding sequence ATGCAGGATGCTAATGGTTGGATGAGCGGCGAAACCGTTCTGGTAGAGAAAGCAGAATCTATGGATTCGTCCGCCGCAGATGCGAACATAGATGCAGAAGCAGCAGTGAGGATTATTGTCGGGATAGGGTCCTTTGGCGCAATTGAATTTTCTTCCCTGACAGCCAAGGACGGGCTGACGATGGAGTTCACAAGCCTACAGGCAGCTTATGACTACTACAACGAATTCGGTCGCATGAAGGGATTCTCGGTCAGGATGTCCAAGGTGGGTCGCAAAACAAAGCAGGGGGCAGAGGGTGAAATAATTTGGCAGATATTCATGTGCTCCAGGGAAAGAGAGCACGACGGGAAACACATGTATCGGGAAGACAGGAAAAAGGATCCTCGACCGATCACGCGGTGCGGGTGTGAAGCCCGGATTAAGGTCCACGCTGATGATGCCAGCGGGCGATGGTTTGTTAAACAATTCTGCGATAACCATAATCATCCCATGCTGGATGCGAGGTTTAAGGGTATGCCGCGGTCACACAGAGCAGTCAAGGAAGGGGATTTGCACTAA
- the LOC130934196 gene encoding protein FAR1-RELATED SEQUENCE 5-like, whose amino-acid sequence MRKSGLQVPTIFCAFANQSGGFETRYSLDVDKRLENLFWCDGTSRYDYSIFGDVLGFDATYGHNKYKCPLVIFSGVDHHMRTVVFGYAILSNESEASYLWLPRSFLEAMKGKQPKSIITDGDLAMKSAVSIVFPGAHHRLCSWHLLRNATARVERPGFLRKFCLCLMGDLEVEEFETIWTDIVADHELEDHPWIVDLYAKKHSWSNAHIRGIFFAGLKTTSRCEALNMQLGKFIHNGYNLREFVEHFQHYLEFMRRRELVPDYKSAYGEPVVKTKLEAIEQFAATVYTREVFKLFREVLMLASNVRVVSTKRTSACVLFKVAMYCRQRLWAVSWAEEDDEFSCSYQRMESFGLPCVHKVGVLVYLNMTAIPKGLILDRWTKRVMSG is encoded by the exons ATGAGGAAATCTGGGTTGCAGGTGCCGACAATTTTCTGCGCGTTTGCCAATCAGTCAGGAGGATTTGAGACT AGGTACTCGCTGGATGTTGACAAAAGGCTGGAAAATCTCTTCTGGTGCGATGGAACAAGTCGTTATGACTACAGCATCTTCGGTGATGTCCTGGGTTTTGATGCAACTTACGGTCATAACAAATACAAGTGCCCTTTGGTAATATTCTCAGGGGTGGACCATCATATGCGAACGGTGGTGTTCGGCTACGCCATCTTGAGCAACGAGAGCGAAGCAAGCTATCTGTGGTTGCCGCGGTCATTCCTTGAGGCAATGAAGGGAAAACAGCCCAAGTCCATCATCACGGACGGTGACCTTGCCATGAAGAGTGCGGTTAGCATAGTTTTTCCGGGTGCACATCACAGGTTGTGTAGCTGGCATCTGTTAAGGAACGCCACTGCAAGAGTTGAACGGCCGGGTTTTCTTAGGAAATTCTGTCTATGCCTCATGGGAGATCTAGAGGTTGAAGAATTTGAGACAATATGGACGGATATTGTGGCGGACCACGAGTTGGAGGATCATCCGTGGATAGTGGATTTGTATGCCAAGAAGCATTCCTGGTCCAATGCCCATATCCGGGGGATATTCTTTGCAGGACTGAAGACGACATCCAGATGCGAGGCTCTGAATATGCAGCTTGGAAAATTTATACACAACGGGTACAATCTGAGGGAGTTTGTCGAGCACTTCCAACACTATTTAGAGTTCATGAGGAGGAGAGAACTAGTGCCAGACTACAAGTCTGCGTATGGTGAGCCTGTTGTGAAGACGAAACTCGAGGCCATTGAGCAGTTCGCTGCAACGGTTTATACAAGAGAGGTTTTCAAATTGTTTCGAGAGGTGCTGATGCTAGCCAGCAACGTTAGAGTTGTGTCCACCAAGAGGACGAGCGCTTGTGTTTTGTTCAAAGTTGCAATGTACTGCAGGCAGAGATTATGGGCCGTGTCGTGGGCCGAGGAAGACGACGAATTCAGCTGTTCTTATCAGCGGATGGAGTCCTTTGGGCTTCCTTGTGTCCATAAGGTTGGAGTTCTGGTTTATCTGAACATGACAGCTATTCCCAAAGGCCTAATACTTGACCGGTGGACAAAgagggtgatgagcggataa